Proteins encoded in a region of the Armatimonadota bacterium genome:
- a CDS encoding sodium:proline symporter has product MEPAVHVSTIDYIIIVAYLIFALVIGALLGRRASRSLAEYFAAGRTLPWWLAGTSMVATTFAADTPLAVSGLVRTQGVAGNWFWWNGVLANMLGTFVFAPLWRRSSVLTDLEFIQLRYDGKAAHFLRGFRVLYSSLIYNSIVMGWVILGASKIVRATFGWDPWETLGVLIVITFVYTLSAGLWGVVMTDLLQFILAVTGAVWLGIAALNAVGGSSSLVSQLAERGLLERLAIVPTPEMQALWVAFLTYMLLQWWSVGRPDGEGYIAQRILSTRDERHATLAFLWFAFAHYVIRPWWWLLVGLASLILIPGAISKELGGDEGAYPILMGRLLPAGALGIMVASLLAAFMSTMDTQMNWAASYLTNDFYRAYIRKDASDRHYVLVGRIATAFILALGVGVSLITEDISKAWMLLAGLNAGVGTVSVLRWLWWRVSAWSELGAMITALLVNTVIYILGWQKVTVHLLFLGSIDFAHLIETAGFPYRLMIIVGVTQVAWVVSTLLTQPVSREKLVEFYRRVRPPGWWGTIPQEAGLPPSRLGWRWVYGWFGGVFLIYGGLFALGGLLLWQKPWLIGGSVACLLGIVGVRLGLRAVARQEVEMAEAGYS; this is encoded by the coding sequence CCTTCGCTGCCGATACACCGCTGGCGGTTTCCGGACTGGTACGCACGCAGGGCGTAGCAGGCAACTGGTTCTGGTGGAACGGTGTGCTTGCTAACATGTTGGGCACGTTTGTGTTTGCTCCCCTCTGGCGACGCAGTAGTGTACTGACCGATCTCGAGTTCATCCAGCTGCGTTACGACGGGAAGGCAGCGCACTTTCTACGTGGTTTTCGAGTGCTGTACTCCTCTTTGATTTACAATTCCATCGTGATGGGCTGGGTGATTCTGGGGGCATCCAAGATTGTGCGCGCGACCTTTGGCTGGGATCCGTGGGAGACTCTTGGTGTGCTGATTGTCATCACCTTCGTCTACACGCTGAGCGCCGGATTATGGGGGGTGGTCATGACCGACCTGCTGCAGTTCATCCTGGCGGTAACGGGGGCGGTATGGCTGGGTATCGCCGCCCTCAATGCGGTGGGCGGCAGCTCCTCTCTGGTGAGCCAGCTGGCGGAGCGGGGGCTGCTGGAAAGATTGGCTATCGTCCCCACACCTGAAATGCAGGCTCTGTGGGTGGCTTTCCTGACGTACATGCTGTTGCAGTGGTGGTCGGTAGGGCGCCCTGACGGAGAAGGTTACATCGCCCAGCGCATCCTGTCCACCCGCGACGAAAGGCACGCCACACTGGCTTTTCTCTGGTTCGCCTTCGCGCACTATGTGATACGTCCTTGGTGGTGGTTGCTGGTTGGTCTGGCTTCGCTCATCCTCATTCCCGGCGCCATCTCCAAAGAGCTGGGCGGCGACGAGGGAGCGTATCCGATACTGATGGGCAGGTTATTGCCCGCAGGTGCGCTGGGCATTATGGTCGCCTCACTGCTGGCAGCGTTTATGAGCACAATGGACACGCAAATGAACTGGGCAGCGAGCTATCTGACCAACGACTTCTATCGTGCCTACATCCGCAAAGACGCTTCCGATAGACACTATGTGCTGGTGGGCAGAATCGCCACCGCTTTTATCCTTGCGCTGGGGGTCGGAGTGTCGCTGATTACAGAAGATATCAGTAAGGCGTGGATGTTGCTGGCGGGGCTGAACGCAGGCGTCGGCACGGTGTCGGTGCTGCGCTGGCTGTGGTGGCGGGTGAGTGCGTGGAGCGAGCTGGGCGCGATGATTACCGCCCTGCTGGTCAATACCGTGATTTACATACTGGGATGGCAGAAGGTAACGGTACATCTGCTATTTCTGGGCAGCATCGATTTCGCCCATCTTATCGAAACCGCAGGCTTTCCGTATCGGCTGATGATTATCGTAGGCGTCACTCAGGTAGCGTGGGTAGTCAGCACGTTGCTCACGCAGCCTGTCTCGCGCGAGAAGCTGGTGGAGTTCTATCGTCGTGTGCGCCCGCCTGGCTGGTGGGGCACTATTCCACAAGAAGCCGGGCTACCGCCATCACGCCTGGGCTGGCGGTGGGTGTATGGCTGGTTCGGCGGGGTGTTTCTCATCTACGGTGGCTTGTTCGCGCTGGGCGGGCTGCTGCTATGGCAGAAACCCTGGCTGATTGGCGGCAGTGTTGCCTGCCTGCTGGGCATCGTGGGCGTACGGCTGGGGCTGCGGGCGGTGGCGAGGCAGGAAGTAGAGATGGCAGAAGCTGGGTATTCGTAG
- a CDS encoding RNA polymerase subunit sigma-24 — MRLSDADAALVARCKGNDLTAFDEIVERYQHKIYGYVKRLVDNETDAEDITQEVFLKALNSLRTFREESSLQTWLFRIATNLCRDVHRRRQREKGWLPLWRHTDGEECSGEECVIEIPDHQSDPERLLLRKELGDLLKQAIDRLPIAMREVLVLHDIESLSYEEIAHALGIPLGTVKSRLFHARARLRDALASYIYGD; from the coding sequence ATGCGCCTGAGCGACGCCGATGCCGCGCTGGTGGCGCGGTGTAAAGGAAACGACCTGACCGCTTTCGACGAGATCGTGGAGCGCTATCAGCACAAAATCTACGGCTACGTCAAGCGGCTGGTGGACAACGAAACCGACGCCGAAGACATCACGCAAGAGGTGTTCCTGAAGGCGTTGAATTCATTGCGCACCTTTCGGGAAGAGAGCAGTCTGCAGACATGGCTGTTCCGCATCGCCACGAACCTGTGTCGTGATGTACACCGTCGGCGCCAGCGCGAAAAGGGCTGGCTTCCCCTCTGGCGTCATACCGACGGCGAGGAATGTTCGGGCGAAGAGTGCGTGATTGAGATACCAGACCACCAGAGCGACCCCGAACGGCTGCTGCTGCGTAAGGAGTTGGGCGATTTGTTGAAACAGGCGATCGACCGCCTGCCGATAGCTATGCGTGAGGTGCTGGTGCTACATGACATCGAGTCGTTGTCGTACGAGGAAATCGCTCATGCGCTAGGTATTCCGCTGGGCACGGTGAAATCGCGCCTGTTCCACGCCCGCGCCCGGCTTCGGGACGCGCTGGCAAGCTATATCTACGGAGACTGA
- a CDS encoding tRNA (adenosine(37)-N6)-threonylcarbamoyltransferase complex ATPase subunit type 1 TsaE — translation MSITVRTHSAEQTRRLGATLAQVLQPGDIIWLRGDLGAGKTTLAQGIARGLGVNEPVLSPTFTLIREHRGRLPFFHADAYRLEGAEQAADLGLQEYFERGGVFAIEWAEHIADALPEERLEVLLEGGADEHRLITLTAYGERYKQRWKQLEETLASAGFRDNR, via the coding sequence ATGTCTATCACTGTGCGCACGCATAGCGCAGAACAAACGCGCCGACTCGGAGCGACCCTCGCGCAGGTGTTGCAGCCGGGTGATATTATCTGGCTGCGGGGAGACCTGGGTGCGGGTAAGACCACGCTGGCACAGGGCATCGCGCGCGGGTTGGGCGTAAACGAACCGGTGCTCAGCCCTACCTTTACCCTTATCCGTGAGCATCGGGGGCGGTTGCCCTTCTTCCACGCTGACGCCTATCGTCTGGAAGGGGCGGAGCAAGCAGCAGACCTCGGTCTGCAGGAGTATTTTGAGCGAGGTGGGGTGTTCGCTATCGAGTGGGCGGAACATATTGCCGATGCTCTGCCCGAAGAACGGCTGGAAGTGCTGCTGGAAGGGGGTGCGGACGAACACCGGCTCATCACGTTGACGGCGTACGGCGAACGCTACAAACAGCGCTGGAAACAGCTGGAGGAGACTCTTGCGTCTGCTGGCTTTAGAGACAACAGGTGA
- a CDS encoding tRNA (adenosine(37)-N6)-threonylcarbamoyltransferase complex dimerization subunit type 1 TsaB: MRLLALETTGDICSIAAVQHGKPSAVLTFAHGMQLSTRLIPFIDHVLHTAGWRIGEVDAFAVGLGPGSFTGARVGVMTAKTFAQVHAKPIVGVCSLDVLAAEYTFIPHQVVCAVVPARKGEVYACVYEGGFDVPQPLSERAVYTPQSLHDILLPFIGGDIVLVGSVPVELQQALADYPVCLAPVQYPRAETLGRLATVLLEQGQRDNPLTLVPMYLKPPAITMPKTT; encoded by the coding sequence TTGCGTCTGCTGGCTTTAGAGACAACAGGTGACATCTGCAGTATCGCGGCGGTGCAGCACGGCAAACCGTCAGCAGTGCTTACCTTTGCGCATGGGATGCAGCTTTCCACCCGTCTGATACCGTTTATTGACCATGTGCTGCATACCGCCGGATGGCGGATCGGAGAGGTAGACGCCTTCGCGGTGGGGTTAGGACCGGGCTCCTTCACCGGCGCACGGGTGGGGGTGATGACCGCCAAGACCTTCGCGCAGGTACACGCCAAGCCAATAGTGGGCGTGTGCAGTTTGGACGTTCTCGCGGCGGAGTATACTTTCATCCCTCATCAGGTGGTGTGTGCGGTTGTCCCCGCTCGCAAAGGTGAGGTGTATGCCTGTGTGTATGAAGGCGGTTTCGATGTGCCACAGCCTCTTTCCGAGCGTGCCGTATACACTCCTCAAAGTCTACACGATATCTTGTTGCCCTTTATCGGTGGGGACATCGTGCTGGTAGGTAGCGTGCCTGTGGAACTACAGCAGGCTCTGGCGGACTACCCCGTTTGTCTCGCGCCGGTACAGTATCCCCGCGCGGAGACGCTGGGCAGACTGGCTACCGTGCTTCTGGAACAGGGGCAGCGCGATAACCCGCTGACCCTTGTGCCGATGTACCTGAAGCCGCCTGCCATTACGATGCCCAAGACGACATAG